The region CAAGGTGTCGGCCGGGATACCATAGTTCTCGGGGCCCTTGTATCCCTTTGACAACAGGATAGAGAGATCAGTTCAAACCTCTAATGCGCTCCATTAGGTTTCTACACTTATTAGTGAGGAGTTagacattttttgaaaaagttcACTGAATTTGCACTGCACTGCCATGGTTAAGGCTGTGTAAGGAGTACTTTGGCAGTGGACAGGAGAAGGGGCTtatactctctctcttttttttttttttttctctatctgcTTGTTTCTATTTACTTCTCCAAACCTCTTAGCACACtttcattttcaatgaaatatGCTTGTTAGAAAGCCTGCACCCTGCTTATCTCACAATTCCTTTTCTTGCATGGCACTTTCCTCTTGCACATTTTAGGTTTCCAGCAAAACTGGATCCAGGCTGTACCAGGCTAGTGCGCTATGAGTCTCCATTCACAACTACACAAGGATTCCTCGCCCCCTGCTTCCCGTGTAACATTCTCCTTCTAACTCAGAGAAACCACAGCCGGAGGCCATATAGCAGGACACCTTCTCCAGAACCTTGCAATTCTGAGTCCTAAATCCAGCCAGTGGGTGTCACTGTTCCCCCAATGCCTGGAAAGCCCTCCCTCTCGGGTCCTGCAAATGCTGCCTTCATGCAGAGCTGTCCTTAAGAGGTGTAGGGGGGGTGCCAAAAGGGGTCAGGACTCAGGGCTTGGGGGATCCCATGCCTCAGTCATAGCCCCACTCGTGTCAGCTTGTGTCACATTCTGGGGCCTCACTGTGACTGATTTGGGGTCGGGCCCTGCAGCCTCCTGAGGTCAGCCCTACTCCGCATCATTCCCTTTCAACCCAGGCACCTGGAGCCTAGATCTGGGGATCTAAGCaaggtcctctgcatggcagtgcacagaacTACACCAAGCCAGCCCTCCTTGGACTTTAATGCTAATATATCCTCTCCTGCAGGTGGAAAATCAGTAACACTCGCGTGCCAGTGATCCGGCAATTTGAGAGCTATGGTTTTCTCAAAAGTGTGCCCTTGCCTTTCTTCCCTCTTGCAATTCAAAAGTCTGACATACTCCTCCGTTTGGTTTTTAAATGTTTGCCCTTCATTGCCTGCTCCCAATGACCcatttaatcttttattttcaaGCTGGAAATCTAAGGATGCTGTGGAGCCAGAGTTCACAAGCCCCCAGGCGGGAGGGAGTCGTGCTCGTTGCTTACGGGCGAATTCCAGTACCAGGTtcagagccctggtgcatggcccctggcccaTCGCTGAGGGGAGGGATATACGGGAAGAAAATCTGTAGGAAGCTGTGAATTAAAGTTCAGAACCTATCCCTGGTTCCAACAGAGCTGGAAGTACACAAGAGCAGGAGGACACTGTTGGattactattattttttttttttaagtaaaagatTAATCATAGGAATGAAACTGAGATGTCTTACTAAATCATTTTAATTCCGTTTGGAAAGTTTCAGCTCAGAACCACTGTCTTGCAGTGTATGAATGGCTCAAGATACTGATAAATTAGCAGTGTTTGGATTAACTCCAGTCAGCTGGGATCTCAGCGAATGGTGAGCACTTTGCTCATGACCCTCGAACTCTATCCCATTTCCTTTCCCTTAATCCCGTCTTACCTGCTCCTGTGCTCATCAGTTTGCTTGGGCTTTCATTTCCCAACTTATAAAGGAACTGATCACTACTACCTGAATTATTGTTTATCCTCAAGTCTCTTGGATGCTCTTTGGCACCATCTAGTGTTTTTTATGAATAATTTGCAGAGCTACAGTAAAGAAACCTCGGATACAAAATGGCCTCATTAGGGCGCCCTCCTGCTTTCCTTCCGTGGAGGATGCTGCCGAACCTCGAAAGCGTCTCCGAAGTTCTTAACTCTGAGATGGGCAGGCAGTCGGAAGTTGTTGCGGATGTCGTTCCGTCTCTTTCCGGTGTACGGCACGTCGACAGTGAGGACCAGAGCTTGGAATCCTAGAGCTTCAACCCGGCGCACCAGCTGCTCTGAGAGCTTCCTGTTGCGGTAGATGTAGAGCTGGAACCAGCGCAAACCACTGGGAGCAGCGGCCGCGATCTCCTCTACTGAGCTGGTGGAGTAGGTGCTGGCAATGTAACATATGTTCATGGCTTGAGATGctagggaaggagggaagaataAAAACGGGCGGGATTATTACTTCATAGATCTGCAAATTTCTGTTCATCAATCAATACATAATGAGTAAAATTACATAAACATTAGCTTTCTTGACTATTGCCCATATAAATGATGCAGAACTTACACATGCATAGGGCTATCCATTTACCTGCTTTAAATGGTACAATGTTTAAGAGCATAATGTCTCATGCTAGTTTTAGTGTGCTCCTTTTTGACGGTAAATTCACTTTCTGTTTGAGGGTGCTATACTGCTATGAATCAGCTTAGGGAAATCTTAAGGCAGGGCGTTCCCTCAAATTTCACAGGTGCTGGATAGTGCTATTAGTAGATGCATAGTGCTCCTCTTTCTTGAGCAACCCTACTACTAATAGTACTTCTAATATTAAACATTTATAGAGAGCTACCAGATGTACGCAGCACTGTAAAGACAAGCACAGGCAATCCCTGCTCTTTGGAGATTACAATCTAGGTAAGACATAAAGATAAAAGACATAAGAAGAGGCCTTGGGTTAAAATCATTTGGGAGAACCACCTACAGATCGGTTTATAAGCTGAAAGGAAATACTTGCTGAATTGGATAAAGCTGCAAGGAGTTGGTCCTGTCTCTTTCTAAAAAGACTAGAGCACGTAAGAAAAACATGCAGGGAGGGTAGGGAGAATGAGGAACTAAGGCAAACGTCTGGTCTACAAGACCAGCTTCGAGTACTCTGCAAATTTCAgtaagatacacacacacacacacctcacttTAAACAGAAATTTAGAGAAGGCATTAAAGCAGCAATCGTTTCTTAGCTTCAAACTGTTTGCAGGCTCCAGCTGAATCATCAGCGAGCCGGGAGATGTACGCAGTGATTGAGCTCCAATCTGCTTTACAGCTGCTCATTTCAAACGTTCGGATGCCAGGGCCACCGTAAGGAACGGGAAGCTTCGTGGAGTCATAGGAGGTAACGAGAGGAGGACGTGGTACTGACATAAGATGTCATTTCAAACGTTCGGATGCCAGGCCACCGTAAGGAACAGGAAGCTTCGTGGAGTCATAGGAGGTGACGAGAGGAGGACGTGATGCTGACATAAGATGTCATTTCAAACGTTGGGATGCCAGGGCCACCGTAAGGAACGGGAAGCTTCGTGGAGTCATAGGAGGTAACGAGAGGAGGACGTGGTGCTGACATAAGATGTCATTTCAAACGTTCGGATGCCAGGGCCACCGTAAGGAACAGGAAGCTTCGTGGAGCCATAGGAGATGACAAGAGGAGGACGTGGTGCTGACATAAGATGTCATTTCAAACGTTCGGATGCCAGGGCCACTGTAAGGAACAGGAAGCTTTGTGGAGCCATAGGAGATGACAAGAGGAGGATGTGGTGCTGACATAAGATGTCATTTCAAACGTTCGGATGCCAGGGCCACTGTAAGGAACAGGAAGCTTTGTGGAGTCATAGGAGGTGACGAGAGGAGGACGTGGTGCTGACATAAGATGTCATTTCAAACGTTCGCATGCCAGGGCCACTGTAAGGAACGGGAAGGTTCGTGGAGTCATAGGAGGTAACGAGAGGAGGACGTGGTGCTGACATAAGATGTCATTTCAAACGTTCGGATGCCAGGGCCACCGTAAGGAACAGGAAGCTTCGTGGAGTCATAGGAGGTGACGAGAGGAGGACGTGATGCTGACATAAGATGTCATTTCAAACGTTCGGATGCCAGGGCCACCGTAAGGAACAGGAAGCTTCGTGGAGCCATAGGAGATGACAAGAGGAGGACGTGGTGCTGACATAAGATGTCATTTCAAACGTTCGGATGCCAGGGCCACCGTAAAGAACAGGAAGCTTCGTGGAGTCATAGGAGGTAACGAGAGGAGGACGTGGTACTGACATAAGATGTCATTTCAAAAGTTCGGATGCCAGGGCCACCGTAAGGAACAGGAAGCTTCGTGGAGTCATAGGAGGTAACGAGAGGAGGACGTGGTGCTGACATAAGATGGTTCTATGTTCTGTGACTTTCCCAGAATTGAGGACAGGGGCCACTTTGAACGAGAAGTGGATGGGGTTGGTGGGTGGGGAGATGAGAGGGGGCTACGGAAGGTTGGCATCTAACACCCATCCCTCTCATCCACCTTATGGACTCCATAAAATAATGAAGCTTCACACAAACCAATCTGACCCAGCTTGCAAAAAGCAGGAATTTGGAGCAAGGAAAGGTTTTTAATGGGCTCCCTACTTCTTTTCTTCTGCTGGCAACCGCTCCTATGTTCTTTTCCAGCAATGATAGCTCCCATGCTCCTTTCTTTTACTTTGGATGCTATCTATGGTGCTGGCAAGATGCggctggaggggaagagagagagagagagggaaggggaaaggcagagtagcaaagagagagagactgccaggAGAGGAGGGGTAGAGAAATGctatccctctctctccatcacgGCAGCATCTCCTTGCTTTCTTCTTCTGTCCAAacagcctctctctccacccagCAGGattacccctctctctctctctcacacctcctaaGACAGCAACATTCTCCTCCTGTTTAATTTTCTCTGGTCCCTTTTTAATTTTGCAGGACTTCTATCTTCATTCCTGCATGGCCTCCATAGGCCTTTGACATCTATGCACTTTTTCAGTCTTTCATGCTAATGATGCAGCTATCTGCGTTAATTACCTGGGCTAAAATCTGTCCTCCTCTCCTAGTCCATCACAGAAATAAATACCAAACTGCTAGAATCCTAGAGGATACCTTTCTACAGTATGCATAActtagcatatacacacataagtaggtgcctgtattttataaacggtgcagtaaaatatatgcatatgttccaGTACACACACACTACTTTTCAAGCAGAGATCAGCATAGTTTATACACCTATTTATATGAAAGTACAAATATCTATATTTTACAcattaaataattgtaatgtTTGTTAATGGAGGCAGATATATTATAAAGCTGAATGATACATGCACGATTCTCACTTaggaaaatacttgtgcatgcaCTACCAAGGACCACTTTGCTGAGATCTCtaccagacaccccccccccccccccccaccagttcacccacatcTTCCATGGCTTGCTCCAGACACCCTGCCcctaaattgcttgcaaatgagaagtcagatttaatatcTGCAACTTGATTAGCAGGTCTAGAAGCATGTGCGCATGCTTGATAATGTAAGCGCATACCCCATGCATCCTCAGAGCTCACTCTGTGTACGCACACTATTTGCCTTGTACTCCCGCCCTTCTGAAATTTTTCACACACAGTTTATGTCCGCgttttatgattttatgcacacaaccccCATATGAGTCTTTGAAAAATCACCCTCATAAAGTCGGAGAAATGAACATTTTGGCCCCAAATGGTTCAGGCTATCGCACTGACGAATTGATAGATAAAGGTTTTTGGATACTTTACCCCTGGCTGTACTCCTCTCCCCATCAGGCCATGCCAGACAGTGGAAGCCGGTGGGGGCAATCCCTATGGGGCAGGCGATCTCTGTACCCAGGACAGTGGTTCTCGTGTCTATCGCAGACACATCACACAGCATCCGAGGTCGCAAACGGAGCCTGTAACGAGGAGGAGGCTGGGTTTCAGAGACGTTTTGTCTTGACGCTGCTGCCTTTCTTCAAGGGGCTCTCGATTTTCTTCTATGGCCATTGCTATGGCGCAGTAACAAAGCCAAAGCAGGAATCCAAAAGTCCTTTCTCCTTTAAGTCTTTAAGCATGATAACGTCCCATGCCAGGGGCTGATCCTGAGTTGGCTCCCCAAACACCTGACTATTGCCGGCTAAAACTTAGAAAGGCCCACAAGATGTGGCTGAAAATAATCCTTAATCTAGGAGGTCAGACTTAGGCCACCAGATTTAGGCCTGCCATTCGGCAGTCAGGATTCAGCAGCTACATTTGGTCATGTGATACTTAAAATCAGTGCTGGGGGGctaagagcctctctctctccccaggggccaCCCAGTGTTTAAATGACTAAACTGAGCTAGCTGTGGTAGGGCAGGGAGGGGAGTGTTTCAGATGTCTGCGCTGGCCGGCTAGTTTCGGGAATTCGCCGGCTAAcctgctttgaaaatccgcctATTGTTACACAGTCGGTGAAGTTGAAAGAAGATATTTAGCCCAGCCTTCTTCGGATAGCTCTCGCTACATGGTAATTGGTCCTGGGGGGTAAGGCAGATGGTTAAACTTCTCTTAAAACTGTTTTCTGAGCTGATAGCTCATTTCCATCTTACCAAGTCGGTAAGGAGGACACTGAGGGGAGCACAAAGTGCCACTGAGCAGTGAAGTTAATGGGTTAATTTTAACCGGTTAACTTTCTCCTGATATTCAGCTGCAGCTAAAGGTATGGCTGAATATCAGGTTAAATCTAACTGTATGCAACTTGTGCAGGTACATTTAGGACAGAGATGTGTCCTAAATGTACCTGCACAAATATAACTGATGGTTAATGCTAAACATCATTCTAATGAGAGTTATTTTGAAAACCCCACCCCAGGCATGGCCCCACCCAGTCCCTTTCCCATCTGGCTAAATCTATGCACAAAGCGCTTTTGTGCTGACAAATTTTAACCAgattggggggagggagtagaaTTGTTTAACTGATTAGATGTATGCATTTAAAAGCCAATTTTAAccacataaatcttttgaatatctacccctaatTGATATTTCAAGAAGTGGAACATTTATTTAAAGCAGAGCACATTGATGATTACTTTTAAGCTCAAGGGTGagtttggtgggtttttttttttatttcagtttactACTTGATTAATCACATTTCTTAAAATTAAAGGTAAGCGATGTACATAATAGTAACAAAAGTTGTACtcaaatatataaatgtataaaaaaaatctcaaaaacaGCTAAAACAGCATGACActgataaaatttaaaaaaaaaagaaaaaaaacccataaccATAAAAGGCAGATACAagtacaataaaacagaaatgaacaggccaaaataaaaacaatatacaaCAATAGTAAACAAGTACCAAACCTAATAAAACTGGTTTAAAAAGCACTCACCTAACTTTATTGCTTTAAAGACTAGACTCGAAAATAAATGGAGCTAGTACAGGTTTTAATGAGGCAATTTCAAGCTAGAGTTTCCTCTACACATCAAGATACCCTGCTGGTATGCTACATTGATACACCTCTCGACATTTCAAAGTTTCATTAGTTATTCATTTAAATTGTAGTGATGTGttgtcattttaaaacaaaaggaaaatgacatttgtttcattttttttttcatttcccatctgaaatgccactataaattaacatattgTCATTTTGCATCCTTTGtcattttaatgcacattaaaacaaaagaaatgaaaatgaaaaagcaaataaacagaatatgaaatgatagttttcactATGCACACCCTCATTAAAGTTCTGCTCTTCCTTCCAGTTCCACCAAAACAAAGGGGGCCAACCATAAGACAGGAGAGTCACAAATGATCTCATACTTACTGGGCATGATTAATCCATGATGGTTGTGATATCACAAATGACATCACATATACTGCATGAACTAGCCCAGTTCCATTTGTAGCACTGTTTCAAAATCGCTGCTTTCCCAGTAATTCAGGGGAACTGAAAAAGTAATCTCAGAACTTTTGTTAGAatgaaaaggaaaattgattattacctgctaattttcattcctggaataccacaaatCAGTTTAGATAAGTAGGTTtgtcatccctaccagcagatggaggcagagaacaaaaactttgaggcattgGTACATAAGTGCCACCTACAATCTCTCAGTATTGATCTATGCCCAAACCATCATGGAGCCAAAACCTATCAAACCTTTCCTCTTCCCAGGGTGAACAGACAAACCCTGGGTTGGAGTCCCCTGATCTGGAGCCCTCGCATCCAACAAGGAACCAAAACCCTTCAAAACATTAGGGTCAACATATATACGCATATCAGAATCTGCAGAAAATACCTCAAAGCAGTCTGTTGGAATTAAGAagatgggcctctggactgatctggggtattccaggaatgaaaattagcaggtaagaaccaattttccttttctgttcataccccagatcaatccaaacaagtgggatgtacccaagctcccttaTACTGGGTGGGATCCCGAAAGACCTGCTCGTAACACACTCTTGCCAAAAGTGGCATCTTCCGGCATGCAAACATCCAACCAgtaatgcctggtgaaagtgtgaaaCAAAGACCATGTTGCaactctacagatctcctgaggcaacaccaactgacactctgcccaggaggctgcttgtgTCTTAGTAGAATGCGCTTACAACCCCTCCGGAATCTTTCAACCTCCTCAAAGATAGGCTAAGACATAGTCTCCTTCAACCAATGAGCAATCATAGCTTTAGTTGCCTTACTTCCCTTCTTTGCACcactgaataaaacaaaaaggtgatccgacccACAAAAACTGTTAGCGACCTTAGAATCCACGAAAATCCAAAAAGTGAAGTTCCCTCGCATATGGCATCCCCGAAGACAAATTCGGAAACACCGGtagttccaccgtctggttcagatggaacaaggaaaccacctttggtaataAAGAAGGCAGCACTGTACCCAAAGACACCCCATCATCCAAAATCTGCAAGAcaggccatggaggaaatatGTACAGCAGGATCCATGTTGGCCAAGGAAGAACTAGAGCTTCAGCCTCCTTGGATCCAACGGGATGTCTGTGATTGAAGAACTGTGGCACTTTGGTGTTGCCTCTCAATGCCATCAGATCCAGTTGGGGGCTGCCCCACCTGGTACAAATGAAGTCTAATGCCTCTGGGGACAACTACCATTCCCTGGGATccaactgttgcctgctgagaaaatctgcttgcacattgttcAATCCAGTGATTTGCAATGCTGCTATTCCTTCCAGATACTATTCCACCCATACAAAGAGACTCCTGGGCTTCCAACGCCACAGCTTCCAATCATGCTGCCTATTGGGCAACACCTGCCATGGGAGCTTCCTTCTCCTGAGCCTTTTGCTCCCAATGGAAACAAGCCCTCTGCATTGTCCGAGAAAATGCccttgttgcattgtccgagaaaACTCTCATCATTCTTCCTTGAATCTGCCGCAGAAAACACAACAATGCTTTGTGAACCACCCTCGTTTCCAAACAATTGATAGACCAGGACACCTCTGTTGGTAACCAATGACCTTGAGCCATCTGCCCCTGACAGACTTCTCCCTAGCACCTGAGGCTGCATCTCTGGTTACCACCACCCAATCTGGAGTTTCCAGATCCactcccctttccagattgtgGCACGACAGCCACCATAAGAGACTATATCTGGAATCCCCTGGCAGTGGTAAAGGCAGAAGAAACTCTTCCAACAATGGATTCCAATGGGACAAAAGTGCCCTGAGAGGAGGGATGCATGAGCACAAAAGCCCATGGACCAAATCTAGCATGGAAGCCATAGAACTCAGAACCTACAAATAGTCCCAGTCCAAGGGCACTGCCATTCGTAACAAATGAGTCACTTGAGCCTGCAACTTCACCATTCTGTTCGAGGTGAGAAACACCCTGCCAATTCAGGTATCAAACCACATTCCCTGATACTCCAATAACTGGGATGGCACTAAATGACTCTTAGCCAGGTTTATCACCCAGTCCAGAGACCGCAACAGCTCCATGACCCTTCGATTTGATTGACAACATTCCACTTCCAATTTCGCCCTTATGAGCCAGAcatccagataagggtgaaccaAAATGCCTTCCCGTCTcagagccaccaccaccaccaccaccatcatcaccttcATGAACATGTGCAccactgctaattttcatttctgagagcctaaaactggaaatgctgcacTAGCACCATGAACCACAGAAAACTCTGATGCTCTGCTTGTATGGGGATATACACATAAGTCACCGTATGATCCAGTGAGCCAGAAACTCACCTCTGTGGACTGCTGCTATCAACATCCGCAACGTCTCCATACAAAAACACAGAACTCGCAGGGCCAAATTGACCTTTTGGAAATCTAGAATGGGCCAAAAGGTACCCTCTTTATTGGGAACTATGAGGTAAATTGAATACCTCCCATGCTTCTGCTCCATTAGCGGCACTGGCACAATCGCATCTAGACTTTGTAACCATTGCAACATAACCCGACCTGCTTCCTTCTTGCCTTGGGATTTGCAGTGGATGCCATGAAGGCCTCTTGGATTTGTAGAGAAAATTCTAACatgtaaccgtctcttatcacttctaggacccactggtctgaaatgatcttggtccactccttgtaaaagcgGGTCAATCTTCAATCTATCACGTCCACAGATGAGTAGACCAGTCTGTCATCATTGCAAACACTTTTCAACTCTGGTCCCCTGACCAGAAgcatccctgggggggggggggggggggggtctacggGAGTTCTGAAAGGACTGCTGCTTTCCCGAGTCT is a window of Rhinatrema bivittatum chromosome 15, aRhiBiv1.1, whole genome shotgun sequence DNA encoding:
- the HAO2 gene encoding hydroxyacid oxidase 2 isoform X2; this encodes MLCDVSAIDTRTTVLGTEIACPIGIAPTGFHCLAWPDGERSTARASQAMNICYIASTYSTSSVEEIAAAAPSGLRWFQLYIYRNRKLSEQLVRRVEALGFQALVLTVDVPYTGKRRNDIRNNFRLPAHLRVKNFGDAFEGYKGPENYGIPADTLDPSISWRDIHWLQNLTRLPIIVKGILTKEDAELAVEHGVRGIIVSNHGGRQLDGDPATIDALPEIVDAVQGRVEVYVDGGIRTGSDVLKALALGAKCIFVGRPVLWGLTYQGEEGVRKLLQILLDEFRLSMALSGCRSLSEINRSLVQFSKL